The following is a genomic window from Acomys russatus chromosome 23, mAcoRus1.1, whole genome shotgun sequence.
AAGTGTgatgtttataaacacacacacacacacaaaaaaaaacatcGTATTtatctttcaagaaaaaaaaatcctataaaaaggaaaaccatGAAACAGAAAGGCAGAAACTCTTGGATACCTTTACTTTCTCTGCTATCTATATTACACAGcttattttatagataaaaaaacattttgtcaAGGTCTGATGTGATCTGTTAGGTTCAGTTACTTGTTCTTTGTTATGTTTACATTTCATTTCATCTTAAATTGCATATACATTTTTATCTGCTTGCTCAAATATAACACACAATGTATTGTGTATGAAATAGACAACTTAAAAAAATGTGCATCACCCATGTTCCTCTTCCTCAGATTTTAGATTTAGATTTAAAGGTGGCAGTACTAACTGATAATAACCTCTTATCTttggaaagacaaatattttttttttctcctgataGAAAGCAAATGCTAAATACCTGATGGATTTAAACTCAGATATTGAAATCAAAATTATCAGTGTCTATTTACCTCCTGCAGTAAAatgaaatggtgtgtgtgtatgtgtgtgcctgtgtgtgtgcatgtgtatgtgtatgtgcgcctgtgtgtgtgcctgcgtgtgtctgtgtgtgtgcctgcgtgtgtctgtgtgtgtgtctgtgtgtgggtatgtttgtgtctgtgtgtctgtgtctgtgtgtctgtgtgtgtgcctgtgtgtgtctgtgtgtgtgcctgtgtatgtatatgtgcgcctgtgtgtgtgcctgtgtgtgtctgtgtgtgtgtctgtgtgtgtgtctgtgtgtgtgtatgtttgtgtctgtgtgtctgtgtgtctgtgtgtgtgcctgcgtgtgtctgtgtgtgtgtctgtgtgtgtgtatgtttgtgtctgtgtgtctgtgtctgtgtgtctgtgtgtgtgcctgtgtgtgtctgtgtgtgtgcctgtgtatgtatgtgtgtgtctgtgtgtgtgtgtgtatgtgtgtgcctgtgtgtgtgcatgtgtatgtgtatgtgtgcctgtgtgtgtgcctgcgtgtgtctgtgtgtgtgtatgtttgtgtctgtgtgtgtgtatgtttgtgtctgtgtgtctgtctgtgtgtctgtgtgtgtgcctgcgtgtgtctgtgtgtgtgtctgtgtgtgtgtatgtttgtgtctgtgtgtctgtgtctgtgtgtctgtgtgtgtgcctgtgtgtgtgcctgtgtatgtatgtgtgtgtctgtgtgtgtgtgtctgtgtgtgtgtgtgtgtgtgtgtgtgtgtatgttgtgtgtgtctgtttaatGTTTAAATTGGCTAAGCCCTGGGGAAATGTTGGATAAACAGTTTTGTTCAGAGAAAGTCATAGGCCTTGATCCATCAAGTGGAAAGAAGTATGAGCAGTAACAACTAGCCAAGcgtggaaggagaaaacatcaAAGAATCATTATAAACTTCAAAGGCACCGTGAAGTGGAACGATGGACGCCAAGTGCCTTGGTGACAAATGAAAGGGCCACATGTCTTCCTGGTGACACTGTATTCATAGAACAGGCACTTCATCTCTTATAACACCACACAGCTGGGCTTTCCCTACGCCCCAGAATGTACCCTTTAGGGATCATCAAAAAATactggaacaaaaaaaaaaaaaagggtttaaAAGCAACCAAACTGGTGTAACGAAAGCTAAAAGGTTAGAGGTGCCCAGCAGCATGAAAAGGATTAGGAAAATTGTACTTTATCTACAGGAGGAAATACTAGATAATATCTAAGTCTCATAAATGCACATATAAGCAGAATACTGATATggcccactttttaaaaatacacaccaCAGGGGACAAAGAATGTTTTGTTGGATAAAGTGCTTGGTATGCAAGCAAgccaacctgagttcagatccctactGTCCACTTTAATAAGTCAGGCTTGGTCTGGGCACCTGTAATCCCCGGCCTGGGAGTCAGAGAGAAGAAGATTCTAGAAGTCCATTCACCAGCCATTGTAGCCAACCAGAGCTTCAGATCCAGTTAATGACCCTATCtcaaatcttttttgttgtttgtttgtttgttgagacaaggtctctctgtgttagccttggctgtcctagacttgctttgtagaccaggctggcctcgaaattacagcaatccgcctgcgtctgcctcccgagtgctgggattaaaggtgtgtgccaccacgcccggccccctaTCTCAAATCTTAAGGGTCAACCTCAAGCCTCCACATGTTCACACATAGGCACTTGTACCtaaatacacatgtgtgcacacacatatcatatatatgcacagagagacagacagacagacagacagacagacagagacagagacagagagagagcttatggccttgtgttttcttgtcttgtctcttgtctcttttctttcttgtacaAGTGATCCAAGCCAGAGCTTGGATGTGTGTGCTAAACAAATTACCAACGAGCCACACAGACAGCGCTAATATGTGTaacattaaattaataaaacaacaatttttcttggttgttttgttttgttttttgtttatttgtttgtttgttttttgagacagggtctctctgtgtagccttggctgtcctggcctcgctttgtagaccaggctggcctcaaaatcacagcgatcctcctgcctctgcctcccgagttttTCTTTAAACCTGATAATTccccaaataattgacacagagagattacaatttattttataagcttaaagcactagagctgggcagatatcagacctctaagctattttgctaccTTCCAGCTACACACCCCAAGCTACTTGCCAGTATGTCCTatctgggctggatctgctccatcagggcACGTTCCTTTTCTccgttttcttccttccttatgcaacatcttcttcctctctcttttttctcgcCTCATAGTCTCTCTCAGATtctaagcccaggaacctaagccccacctatctcttttCTGCCAACCCAGGCTATCAGCAACTTTATTAGCTAATCAGGGATATTTGGGGGTGAAGTTACACACCATCACTTGATGTACATGAGAATATACCCATCTGGGGTGCAACCAGATCTTAGGGgtcagtaattagcattagaatacatagcaccagaccaacccctagcaaatacattttaagtaaaacattaaagaaagatAGAGCAGGACCTGTAGGGAACAGTGGAAACTCTGAGCAAGCAAAGTCCTGAGTGAATATGTATTTTGACACAGGCACAGCCATGTTGAGAACTGTAAGACCTTGGACCAATGGAACTATTGGAACAACTATTACTCACACGGCACAGTCTCAAGAGGAGTGGCAAGGCTTTTCTTGGGAGTATGAGTCTTTATGAACAATTGATCAGTGGGTGCAAAGACTAACAACTGCAGCTTTCCCCCTCCTGGATAGCCACAGCCTGAGACTGCTCCATTACAGAGACCCCCTACCTAGATTAGCTCACCCCAACCCCTGTGCTCTACTCAATAAACACCCTGATGACCCAGGTTATGGTGTGATCAGAACCCAACCCAATCCCAGCCtcactgtatgtgtgtctatCCTTTATTCATTCCCTCGCTGCCCCTAGTCAGGGTTCTGGGACCCAAGCCATAGGGATCCCGACAAGAACTTATGTGCACGTGAGACTTACCTGACTAAAGCGGGCATCATTAGAAGTCAAGGGAACCTGAAGTGACGTCACTAAATTGACATTCATCAAGTCTCTACTACGTCCAGGGCATTTTCGAGGTGGCAAACACTGAAAACACTAGTGAACAAGAAGAACCCAGACTACATGGCATTTTTGTCATTAGCATCAGTGATAATAGATTTATATTAATTTGCTACATTTgagtattttctctttctgctgaTGGTATTGAAAACTAAGCTGCGTCACCACGTTTTTTTGCATAGCTCTTTCATGGCTTTTGGAAGACAaaaagcattcattttttttttttcccaagacagggtttccctgtgcagccttgcctgtcttggactcactttatagaccaggctggcctcaaactcacagagatctgcctacctctgcctcctgagtgctgggattaaaggcgtgcgccaccacacctggtactCTTTCTTGTTGGGAGGCAGTCCAGGGTGGGAGGTCACTGCTTGCTCAACACTAGCTGATATTGTCGGCATTCCAAACTGGTTATACTCCCAGCAATACACAAGTTCCATTACTCCATGAGTTACCAGGTATTGTCAGCTGTTGTCTCTTAGCCACTCTAGTGGACCTGTGCTAGGAGATTCCAGTGTTTACGATGACTCTGATAGTTAATGGCATTTGTTGTGATTTTACAGGCTAATAGGCCACTTGGCTATTCACTTTCAGGAAAGGCCTGTtcaagccttgatggtctttgCAAGGTATCTTTCTGGGTATATTGTTTTTGGGTAAGAGATCTTCGTTGAGCACTCATATTCTCCAGCCTGGCCTGAATCCCTACCTATAAACCAGCTTACTCTGGAACCCTGCATGGGAACCGCTGAGACCCTGACTCCCCTATAGCTTGCTCTTTTGTGTGGTTTTAAATACTTCAGGAGTCTGTGATGCGAATGTAGGACCGATGAAGGAGAAATGTGAGTAAACGTTTTATGCTAACAATGTCTACAAAAGCATGTGAGGTGCCACATGGCAGGTCTCCCCACTGGCTTTTGACTTAGAGACTTCAGAAGGACCAAAGCAATGGCCTTCAGTGTTCAAGatcatctggggggggggggggttgcgtTCACTGGAACCAGGCTTCTCATAAGTTGTTTGTTGGTGTGACAAAATACCAAACAGAAACGACCTAAGGGAAGAATGATTTATTCTGGTTCGTAGTAGGAGATACAGCGCAAAGTGGCAGGGAAGGCAAATGATAGGAGTGAGTTATAGATGTCATGGTAAGTGTTGGTGTCCATACACCTTGCTCATATCATGCCTCAGGAAACAGAACACGTTGAAGAGGGGCTTGGCTCCAGAAGCCAAAGTCTATGCTCCTGGCAATTACTGTCGCTAGACCCTACCTGCCGGAGAGCCCACAGTTGCCCAAGATAGCCATCAACTGGGAAACGAGCATCTAAACACATGAGCCTCTATCTAAGGGACACTTTAGTTTTAGAGGCGTCCCTGGGGCTTGTAAGAGCCTGTGTGCACCGGGGATAGGATGAGCAAAGGAGAGCGGCTGAGGCTTGGGATCTGGATcgggatggaaggaaagaagaaggaacagGTAGCTTGGGGGCTGCAGAGCTCCTGGTTGCTCCCTGGGGCTCCTGACAAACCAAGGGAATCAGGCATCTTTATCCTGCATCCCACCGTGTCAAGGCCCTACTTGCTGCCCCAAATGGCCATCTTTGTGAACACAGGTCTTGGGAGGAAGCGACTGGTCTTCATGTAGTCAGAGATCTTCTTCAGGCCCTGTGAGTGAGGACAGAGCAGGAACTCAGGTCAGTCAGTGGCCCCACTGGGCTAAGCAGTCCCACTCCAGGAACATCTTTCCCTGTAGGCTCTAGAGTCTAGAAAGGGTCTCTTCAGTTTCCTAGAAAGACTCTGCATTAGGATTTGTACCCACCATAGATTATATGCTTAGAAAACCCATTCTGGGGAGGTCCCATAACTAGCTTTTCCTTGTGACACAAAATGTCAAACGGGAATGTCCAATGGGGCTCACACTTCAATCTGCCCTATATAATTGGTTGTAATGATAAATTTTACCCAAGAGGCAAGGGTACTGAGCACAGGTCTTGCCAGAACGCAAGTGTTCAATAAACACTACTGCTTTTGTGGTCAGTTCCAGGACCAAGACCTTTTCAAGCAAGGgctgaagtgggggtgggggggggacagcGGATATGGGGAGAATAgccaaaaaagggggggtggaTTTAGGGCATCACCTCAAAGCGAGATATGAAGTCCTTCAGGTTTGGGAATGCTTCCAGGCACTTGGGTTCAAAGATTTGGTTCCTCTCAAGCATATCATAAGCAATGAAGTCCACAAAGGTGATCTGCCGGAGGTGGAGGGTGAGTGCAATGGGATCTGGTAACCTGGGAAGGATGGCaactcctccccccctcccctccccctccactttACCTTGTTGCCTGCAAACCAGGGCTGCTTGCCCAGGAACTCGGAATAAAGCCTCAGCATTCCAGGCAATTGCTCCAGGTACCCTGGCTTCAGCTTCTCctacgggggaaaaaaaaaaacaaaacaccgtGACCACCGTCAGCCACAAGATTCtgggcacaggctggcctcacagggcCACAAAGACCCCATTCAGGCTTTAGTTTATTGTGTGACTGTTGATTAGAGTCCTGCAGGCAGGAGACCTGTATCAGAGGTGAGGAGAAGCCACACAGGAGCACACTGACCCCGAGACTCACCGCAGATGCTCAGAACAACTCTTGTGGGTCACACAGGCCTGGGTGAGCCAGCTCTGCACTCAGATGTTAATGTGAAGCAAGTAACTAGAGCATTCTGGGAAAGAGGTCAATTGTTCTATACAGTAAAGTGGCAGGAGAAAGGTAGGACTTTGGTgcagtttcaaaaagaaaagggaatctGAGAAggtagaagggaagaaagagaggatagGGCTGATAGGCCATGAACTGCCTATTGGGAACACGTACTTATCACTATGGGCATCCTGGACACGGCTCTGGGGCTCTAGCTGAGAGGAGCCCCCAGGTGATGGCTCCCTTTCCTTTGCAGGTTGCACCACTTTTTCTCATTGCTTGAATGTGTACCATAAAGCAATGATGACTTAAGCCAAGTGGAAGATATAAgccaggccagaaaagggtaggCAGAGCTGAGAGATTCCAGACACAGTCTTTACTACGGAGCTACTGATGCTTGACTGTGGAGCACTTTGCTCCAGTGGCTAAAGGCAGAGAAACTCATTAGAGTTTCATCTGACAAGACTCTGAGGTTTGGGAGTCACTctgttggcgtgtgtgtgtgtgtgtgtgtgtgtgtaggggttggCTTTGTTTAGgtgtttttgattttgagacgGTATCTTGCTGTGTAACCAGGAAAGCCTTAACTTTAGTCCTTCTGTCCCAGCCTCCAAACTGTGCCACCATGGCTCCACTGGCAGCTCAGAACACCGTTTATAGGTGAGCAGCACTAAGACGTTTACATGTTATACACAcagagcagaagaggaggcaaagtTGCGAGCCCAGAGTAGGACTCACAAAGTCAGCATTGTAGCAAAGCCTCGCCAGCACCAAGCGGTTATCCATAATCTGGTTCTCCAGAATGTCCACACGaatcctctcctcttctgtctccc
Proteins encoded in this region:
- the LOC127206627 gene encoding glutathione S-transferase Mu 7 isoform X1, which produces MPMILGYWDIRGLGHAIRLLLEYTDSSYEEKRYTMGDAPDYDQSQWLIEKFKLGLDFPNLPYLIDGSHKITQSNAILRYLGRKHNMCGETEEERIRVDILENQIMDNRLVLARLCYNADFEKLKPGYLEQLPGMLRLYSEFLGKQPWFAGNKITFVDFIAYDMLERNQIFEPKCLEAFPNLKDFISRFEGLKKISDYMKTSRFLPRPVFTKMAIWGSK
- the LOC127206627 gene encoding glutathione S-transferase Mu 7 isoform X2; the encoded protein is MGDAPDYDRSQWLNDKHKLDLNFPNLPYLIDGPYKITQSNAILRYLGRKHNMCGETEEERIRVDILENQIMDNRLVLARLCYNADFEKLKPGYLEQLPGMLRLYSEFLGKQPWFAGNKITFVDFIAYDMLERNQIFEPKCLEAFPNLKDFISRFEGLKKISDYMKTSRFLPRPVFTKMAIWGSK